A genomic window from Sulfurimonas paralvinellae includes:
- a CDS encoding ParB/RepB/Spo0J family partition protein yields MKTQKLGRGLDALLGEIDEAYENEGTQRDAVIAISLKDIRPNPFQPRKSFDETALAELAESIKNDGLLQPVVVTEDIDGYVLIAGERRFRASKLAKLKEIRAIVLNSDEQKMRQFALIENIQREELNSVELAEAYHELIKLHDITHEELATMIHKSRAHITNTLRLLQLSSKTQKALVEKKITAGHARVLVGLDDKEQQLMVNSIIGQKLSVRDVESMIKNMKKEDKAESSKENNEAVLDFSKLKEKLNDLGFYVKSSKNRLILEFDSQEETEEFLSHLQG; encoded by the coding sequence ATGAAGACACAGAAACTTGGACGTGGATTAGATGCACTTTTAGGTGAAATTGACGAAGCATATGAAAATGAAGGAACACAGCGTGATGCTGTTATTGCGATTTCATTAAAAGATATCCGCCCGAATCCTTTTCAGCCTAGAAAATCTTTTGATGAAACAGCATTGGCAGAACTTGCCGAATCAATTAAGAACGATGGACTGCTGCAACCTGTAGTTGTAACTGAAGATATTGACGGTTATGTACTTATAGCTGGTGAGCGAAGATTTCGTGCATCGAAGCTTGCAAAACTTAAAGAGATTCGTGCGATTGTTCTCAATTCCGATGAACAGAAGATGCGACAGTTCGCACTTATTGAAAATATTCAAAGAGAAGAGCTTAACTCGGTCGAACTTGCAGAGGCATACCATGAGCTGATCAAACTTCATGATATAACACATGAAGAACTTGCTACTATGATTCATAAAAGCCGTGCGCACATTACTAATACACTTCGTCTTTTACAACTCTCATCTAAGACACAAAAAGCACTCGTTGAAAAGAAAATAACAGCGGGTCATGCCCGTGTTTTAGTCGGTCTTGATGATAAAGAACAGCAGTTGATGGTAAATTCTATCATTGGTCAAAAATTGAGTGTTCGTGATGTTGAATCAATGATAAAAAACATGAAAAAAGAAGACAAAGCAGAAAGTTCAAAAGAAAATAATGAAGCAGTACTTGATTTTTCAAAGCTTAAAGAGAAACTGAATGATCTTGGTTTTTATGTAAAAAGTTCAAAAAACAGACTGATATTAGAATTCGATTCTCAAGAAGAGACAGAGGAATTTTTGTCACACCTGCAGGGTTGA
- a CDS encoding FoF1 ATP synthase subunit B', with the protein MLDINPILLLATFVVFVSLIAVLNSWLYNPLISFMKKRDEDIKKDLDKVGNNDAEINELHEKAESIIMNAKLEAAALREKVIADAKELADSKLEAKRAELAQEYLEFEQSLAKSKEELTNELMGQVPMFKEALKAKMSQI; encoded by the coding sequence ATGTTAGATATAAATCCAATACTACTCTTGGCTACATTTGTTGTATTTGTTTCGCTTATAGCCGTTCTAAATAGTTGGCTTTATAATCCACTGATTAGTTTTATGAAAAAACGTGATGAAGACATTAAAAAAGACCTTGATAAAGTCGGTAATAATGATGCTGAAATCAACGAGCTTCACGAAAAAGCTGAATCAATAATTATGAATGCTAAACTAGAAGCTGCGGCCCTAAGAGAAAAAGTTATCGCGGATGCTAAGGAATTGGCAGACAGTAAGTTAGAAGCAAAACGTGCTGAGCTTGCACAGGAATATTTAGAGTTTGAGCAGTCACTTGCAAAATCTAAAGAAGAGTTGACTAATGAGCTGATGGGTCAAGTTCCAATGTTTAAAGAAGCTTTAAAAGCTAAGATGAGTCAGATATAA
- a CDS encoding F0F1 ATP synthase subunit B → MSRILVLILMISTVAFASEAEHAGTDIVQRTVNFLLFAGLIWYLVAEPVKNYFSGRSQGIADELKKVQEKLDESIALKKEALAKISEAEKFAEELAVSSKKENKILNDSIMTQCDAELEAMVKQHASKKEFEQKNMVRDVVETIVAQTLDQSSEIFDREAMANVILKKVA, encoded by the coding sequence GTGAGTAGAATTTTAGTATTAATACTTATGATATCAACTGTTGCATTTGCATCTGAAGCTGAGCATGCAGGAACGGACATTGTTCAAAGAACTGTTAACTTCTTGCTTTTTGCTGGGCTTATTTGGTATCTGGTAGCAGAACCGGTAAAGAACTATTTTTCAGGCAGAAGTCAGGGAATCGCTGATGAATTGAAAAAAGTTCAAGAAAAACTCGATGAATCTATAGCTCTTAAAAAAGAGGCACTTGCTAAAATCTCTGAAGCGGAAAAGTTTGCTGAAGAATTGGCTGTAAGTTCTAAAAAAGAGAATAAGATTCTGAACGACAGTATCATGACTCAGTGTGATGCTGAATTAGAAGCTATGGTAAAACAGCATGCGTCTAAAAAAGAATTTGAACAAAAGAATATGGTGCGTGATGTAGTCGAAACTATTGTTGCACAAACATTGGATCAAAGTTCTGAAATCTTCGATAGAGAAGCTATGGCAAATGTTATTTTAAAGAAGGTGGCGTAG
- a CDS encoding F0F1 ATP synthase subunit delta, which produces MEELIAKRYIKALKSEFDTQTVQNISSVFDALAASFKDDKFVSIIANPEVKAEDKSAILLEAVKPANSDKVNNLIKLLVENRRINIIPAMAKELKKDIANTTKTYEGLIYSDSDIDTKVIDELGKGLSKKFDSTISFTFVKNDFNGIKVEVEGLGIEINFSKDRIDSQIIDHIIKAI; this is translated from the coding sequence ATGGAAGAGCTGATAGCAAAAAGATATATCAAAGCACTCAAAAGTGAATTTGATACACAAACAGTTCAAAATATTTCATCTGTGTTCGATGCTCTGGCAGCATCTTTTAAAGATGATAAATTTGTCAGTATTATTGCAAATCCTGAAGTGAAAGCCGAAGATAAGTCAGCAATTTTACTAGAAGCAGTAAAACCTGCCAATTCAGATAAAGTGAATAATCTCATTAAACTGTTGGTAGAAAACAGACGAATCAATATTATTCCTGCTATGGCTAAGGAATTGAAAAAAGATATAGCAAATACGACAAAAACTTATGAAGGTCTGATTTATAGCGACAGTGACATAGACACAAAAGTTATAGATGAACTTGGTAAGGGTTTAAGTAAGAAATTTGATTCTACTATATCTTTTACTTTTGTAAAAAATGATTTTAACGGAATCAAAGTGGAAGTAGAAGGTTTAGGTATTGAGATTAATTTCTCTAAAGATAGAATCGATAGTCAAATTATAGATCATATAATTAAAGCAATTTAA
- the atpA gene encoding F0F1 ATP synthase subunit alpha: protein MVAKIQADEISSIIKERIDNFELSVDINETGKIVSYADGVAQVYGLSNVMAGEMVEFEEGTKGLVMNLEESSVGVVILGSGTELREGMSVKRLGTLLKVPVGDALLGRVVNALGEPIDGKGPIETTEVRFVEEKAPGIMDRKSVHEPLATGIKAIDALVPIGRGQRELIIGDRQTGKTTVALDSIINQKGNGVVSIYVAVGQKESTIAQVVRRLEEHGAMENTIIVSATASEAAALQFLAPYTGVTMGEYFRDNARHGLIVYDDLSKHAVAYREMSLILRRPPGREAYPGDVFYIHSRLLERAAKLSDEKGAGSLTALPIIETQAGDVAAYVPTNVISITDGQIFLETDLFNSGVRPAINVGLSVSRVGGAAQIKATKQVAGTLRLDLAQYRELQAFAQFASDLDEVSRKQLERGQRMVEVLKQPPYSPLSAEKQVAIIFAGNEGFLDDFDPANVTRFEAELYPFIEASYPQIFENIRSSKKVDDDTKALLMKALEEFKASFVAN from the coding sequence GTGGTAGCAAAAATTCAAGCTGATGAGATCAGCTCAATAATTAAAGAGCGTATCGACAACTTTGAACTAAGTGTTGATATCAATGAAACAGGTAAGATTGTTTCTTATGCTGACGGCGTTGCACAGGTTTACGGACTTAGCAATGTTATGGCAGGAGAAATGGTAGAGTTCGAAGAGGGGACAAAAGGTTTAGTAATGAACCTTGAGGAGAGCAGCGTAGGTGTTGTTATTCTTGGTTCTGGAACTGAACTTCGTGAGGGTATGAGCGTTAAACGTCTTGGAACACTTTTAAAAGTTCCTGTAGGTGATGCTCTTCTTGGTCGTGTTGTCAATGCACTTGGTGAACCAATTGACGGTAAAGGTCCAATTGAAACTACAGAAGTTCGTTTTGTAGAAGAAAAAGCTCCTGGTATTATGGATAGAAAATCTGTACATGAACCTTTAGCAACTGGTATTAAAGCAATTGATGCTCTTGTTCCAATCGGTCGTGGTCAGCGTGAGCTTATTATTGGTGACAGACAAACTGGTAAAACAACAGTAGCACTCGATTCAATCATCAATCAAAAAGGCAACGGTGTTGTATCTATCTATGTTGCAGTTGGTCAAAAAGAGTCTACTATTGCACAGGTTGTTCGTCGTTTAGAAGAACATGGTGCAATGGAGAACACTATTATCGTTTCTGCAACTGCTTCTGAAGCTGCAGCACTTCAATTCTTAGCACCGTACACTGGTGTTACAATGGGTGAGTACTTCCGTGACAATGCACGTCATGGTCTTATCGTTTACGATGATCTTTCTAAACATGCAGTTGCTTACCGTGAAATGTCTCTTATTCTTCGTCGTCCTCCGGGCCGTGAAGCATATCCAGGGGATGTTTTCTACATTCACTCAAGACTTCTTGAGCGTGCTGCAAAACTTTCTGATGAAAAGGGAGCTGGTTCTTTAACTGCACTTCCTATCATTGAAACACAAGCGGGAGATGTTGCGGCATACGTACCAACAAATGTTATTTCTATTACAGATGGTCAAATCTTCCTAGAGACTGACCTTTTCAACTCAGGTGTACGTCCGGCGATCAACGTTGGTCTTTCTGTATCTCGTGTTGGTGGTGCTGCTCAAATTAAAGCTACTAAGCAAGTTGCTGGTACTTTAAGACTTGATCTTGCACAGTATCGTGAACTTCAAGCATTTGCTCAGTTCGCATCTGATCTTGATGAAGTTTCTCGTAAACAACTTGAGCGTGGTCAAAGAATGGTAGAGGTTCTTAAACAGCCTCCATATTCACCACTTTCAGCTGAGAAACAAGTTGCTATCATATTTGCAGGTAACGAAGGTTTCTTAGATGATTTCGATCCGGCAAATGTTACACGTTTCGAAGCAGAGCTTTATCCATTCATCGAAGCTTCTTATCCTCAAATCTTTGAGAATATCAGAAGCAGTAAGAAAGTCGATGATGATACAAAAGCATTATTAATGAAAGCACTTGAAGAGTTTAAAGCTAGCTTTGTAGCTAACTAA
- the atpG gene encoding ATP synthase F1 subunit gamma, which produces MANLKDIQRQIKSVSNTQKTTRAMKLVSTAKLRRAEELAKRSRLYAEKMNQVIAEIAGRIKCSTVGGLKNRVFEAIENPKMVDIVFVTADKGLCGGFNIQTIKAVNKLLKEYKEKNVKVRLRGIGKKGIEYFNYNEVEMLDTVVGLSSKPDKEKADDFIATSLSDYRDGKIDALHIVYNGYKNMITQELHVNTVLPIDTETFDCADVQSKSMLEIEAEDEEKMLESLVEKYINYNIYYSLIDSVAAEHSARMQAMDTATNNAKEMVKNLNVEFNKARQAAITTELIEIISGVESMK; this is translated from the coding sequence ATGGCAAACTTGAAAGATATTCAGAGACAGATAAAAAGTGTAAGTAACACTCAAAAGACGACGCGTGCTATGAAACTTGTTTCAACTGCAAAACTTCGTCGTGCAGAGGAACTTGCAAAACGTTCTCGTCTTTATGCCGAAAAAATGAATCAGGTAATTGCCGAAATAGCTGGACGCATAAAATGTAGTACTGTTGGCGGATTAAAAAATCGTGTATTTGAAGCGATTGAAAATCCAAAAATGGTTGACATTGTTTTCGTGACTGCAGATAAAGGTCTGTGTGGCGGTTTTAATATTCAAACTATTAAAGCAGTTAACAAACTTTTAAAAGAGTACAAAGAAAAAAATGTAAAAGTGCGTTTACGTGGTATCGGTAAAAAAGGTATAGAATACTTTAACTACAATGAAGTAGAGATGCTTGACACTGTAGTTGGACTAAGTTCTAAACCCGATAAAGAAAAAGCTGATGATTTTATCGCAACTTCCCTCTCAGATTATAGAGATGGGAAAATTGATGCTCTACATATTGTATATAACGGGTATAAAAACATGATAACACAAGAGTTACATGTCAATACAGTTTTACCTATTGATACAGAAACTTTTGATTGTGCTGATGTACAGTCAAAATCAATGTTAGAGATTGAGGCTGAAGATGAAGAGAAAATGCTTGAGTCTTTAGTGGAAAAATATATTAATTACAATATATACTACTCTTTGATTGATTCAGTTGCTGCTGAACATTCTGCGCGTATGCAGGCAATGGATACAGCAACGAACAATGCTAAAGAGATGGTGAAAAACTTAAATGTTGAATTTAATAAAGCACGTCAAGCTGCTATTACTACAGAATTAATTGAAATTATTAGTGGTGTGGAGAGTATGAAATAA
- the atpD gene encoding F0F1 ATP synthase subunit beta has protein sequence MIGKISQVMGPVVDVDFDGYLPVINEAIEVKVNLDGSEHRLVLEVAAHLGDGRVRTIAMDMSEGLVRGMDATATGAPIKVPVGEKVLGRIFNVIGETIDGGEQVTDSDTWSIHRAPPPLVDQSTTTEMFETGIKVVDLLAPYAKGGKVGLFGGAGVGKTVIIMELIHNVAHGHDGLSVFAGVGERTREGNDLYYEMKESNVLDKVALCYGQMSEPPGARNRIALTGLTMAEYFRDEKKLDVLMFIDNIFRFAQSGSEMSALLGRIPSAVGYQPTLAREMGALQDRITSTKNGSITSVQAVYVPADDLTDPAPASVFAHLDATTVLNRKIAEKGIYPAVDPLDSTSRLLDPQILGEEHYNVARGVQQTLQKYKDLQDIIAILGMDELSEDDKNVVERARKIEKFLSQPFFVAEVFTGAPGKYVSLEDTIKGFKGILDGEYDHMSENSFYMVGNMDEAIAKHEKNK, from the coding sequence ATGATTGGAAAAATTAGCCAGGTAATGGGTCCTGTTGTTGATGTTGATTTCGATGGTTATCTTCCAGTAATTAACGAAGCTATTGAAGTTAAAGTTAATTTGGATGGTAGTGAACATCGTTTGGTTTTAGAAGTTGCTGCTCACTTAGGTGACGGTCGTGTTAGAACGATTGCGATGGATATGAGTGAAGGTCTTGTACGTGGTATGGATGCAACAGCTACTGGTGCACCTATCAAAGTTCCTGTTGGGGAAAAAGTACTTGGTCGTATCTTTAATGTTATTGGTGAAACTATTGATGGTGGAGAGCAAGTTACAGATTCTGATACTTGGTCTATTCACCGTGCTCCGCCACCACTTGTTGATCAGTCAACTACAACAGAGATGTTTGAGACTGGTATCAAAGTTGTTGACCTTCTTGCACCATATGCAAAAGGTGGTAAAGTTGGACTATTCGGTGGTGCCGGTGTTGGTAAAACAGTTATCATTATGGAACTTATTCACAATGTTGCACATGGACATGACGGTCTTTCTGTATTCGCCGGTGTTGGTGAAAGAACTCGTGAAGGAAATGACCTTTACTACGAAATGAAAGAATCGAACGTACTTGACAAAGTTGCACTGTGCTACGGTCAGATGAGTGAGCCTCCTGGAGCACGTAACCGTATCGCTCTTACTGGTCTTACTATGGCTGAGTACTTCCGTGATGAGAAGAAACTCGATGTACTTATGTTCATCGATAATATCTTCCGTTTTGCGCAGTCTGGTTCAGAGATGTCAGCACTTCTTGGACGTATCCCTTCAGCTGTTGGTTACCAACCGACACTTGCTCGTGAAATGGGTGCATTACAAGATCGTATTACATCAACTAAAAATGGTTCAATTACATCTGTTCAAGCGGTTTACGTACCTGCAGATGACTTGACTGACCCGGCTCCGGCTTCTGTTTTTGCTCACTTGGATGCAACGACAGTTCTTAACCGTAAAATTGCGGAAAAAGGTATCTATCCTGCGGTTGATCCACTCGATTCAACTTCAAGACTCCTTGATCCACAAATTTTGGGTGAAGAGCATTATAATGTAGCTCGTGGTGTGCAACAAACACTTCAAAAATATAAAGATCTTCAAGATATTATTGCGATTCTTGGTATGGACGAGCTTTCTGAAGATGATAAAAATGTTGTTGAGCGTGCTCGTAAAATTGAGAAATTCCTTTCTCAACCATTCTTCGTTGCAGAAGTATTTACAGGGGCTCCTGGTAAATATGTTTCTCTTGAAGATACTATCAAAGGATTTAAAGGTATTCTTGATGGTGAATACGATCATATGTCTGAAAATTCATTCTATATGGTTGGTAATATGGACGAGGCTATTGCTAAACACGAGAAAAACAAATAA
- the atpC gene encoding ATP synthase F1 subunit epsilon → MDKFKLEILTPNGEIFNDEVVSVVLPGKEGEFGVLAGHASLTTLLEAGVVDVEKEDKSVESIVIDWGVAQVSEDKVVILVEGAAAIRGATETEIAKALEDAKKLINDVADSSSAIASVSAKIESAAQRLI, encoded by the coding sequence ATGGATAAGTTTAAACTTGAAATCCTGACACCAAACGGCGAAATCTTTAATGATGAAGTCGTTAGTGTTGTTCTTCCTGGTAAAGAGGGAGAGTTCGGCGTTCTTGCAGGACATGCTTCATTGACAACTTTGTTGGAAGCTGGTGTAGTGGATGTCGAAAAAGAAGATAAATCAGTCGAGTCTATTGTTATTGACTGGGGTGTTGCTCAAGTTAGTGAAGATAAAGTTGTTATTTTAGTTGAAGGTGCCGCAGCTATCCGTGGCGCAACTGAGACTGAAATTGCAAAAGCTCTTGAAGATGCGAAAAAACTCATCAACGATGTTGCAGACTCAAGTTCTGCTATCGCTTCTGTTTCGGCTAAAATAGAGTCAGCAGCTCAAAGATTAATATAA
- a CDS encoding MotA/TolQ/ExbB proton channel family protein, with protein sequence MINNLIDFYLKSHPVTIGVLILLSIYFIILNWVFFYRYFSLNSWLKIESESLEALLLGARTVSENSFLNNFIKSSNIVSKEVLALAMLAATKEATKGLAVLSVFASTSPFIGLFGTVVSILDTFAHIGSGSSGSMSIIAAGVSDALIATASGIFVATFAYTYHQILKRKSFELTSHLQMQSDAILARKA encoded by the coding sequence ATGATTAATAATTTAATCGATTTCTATCTAAAAAGCCACCCGGTCACTATAGGTGTATTGATTCTCTTGTCAATATACTTCATAATACTCAACTGGGTGTTCTTTTACCGCTATTTTTCTCTTAACAGCTGGCTTAAAATTGAAAGTGAATCGTTAGAAGCACTTTTACTTGGAGCCAGAACTGTTAGCGAAAACTCTTTTTTAAATAATTTTATAAAAAGCAGTAATATTGTTTCAAAAGAAGTTTTAGCACTTGCAATGCTCGCTGCTACAAAAGAGGCGACAAAAGGGCTTGCTGTTCTTTCTGTTTTTGCTTCTACATCTCCTTTTATAGGACTCTTTGGTACGGTGGTTTCTATCTTGGATACTTTTGCGCATATAGGTAGCGGAAGCAGTGGCAGTATGTCTATAATCGCAGCAGGTGTAAGTGATGCACTGATAGCAACTGCTTCGGGTATTTTTGTAGCGACATTTGCATACACATATCATCAAATCCTAAAAAGAAAATCGTTTGAACTTACTTCTCATCTTCAAATGCAAAGTGATGCAATTCTAGCTCGCAAGGCATAA
- a CDS encoding ExbD/TolR family protein, giving the protein MYDWEEKPELNITPLVDVMLVLLVVLMVIAPNIIFEENIKLPQGSTTQQLSKIPPIHITVDSEGNIQVNKKNFLLNAFTDNFFLYAKTLDKKATVLISADKTLDYGIVMSVLAAVKQAGFSEVSLATNG; this is encoded by the coding sequence ATGTATGATTGGGAAGAAAAACCAGAACTAAACATCACTCCTCTGGTAGATGTTATGTTGGTTTTACTTGTGGTTCTGATGGTTATAGCTCCAAATATCATTTTTGAAGAAAACATCAAACTGCCACAGGGTTCCACGACGCAACAGCTCTCAAAAATTCCGCCGATACATATAACTGTTGATTCAGAAGGAAATATTCAAGTCAATAAAAAGAACTTTTTACTCAATGCTTTTACCGACAATTTCTTTTTATATGCAAAAACACTCGATAAAAAAGCAACGGTTTTGATAAGTGCCGATAAAACACTGGATTATGGTATCGTGATGTCTGTTTTGGCAGCTGTAAAGCAAGCCGGCTTTTCAGAGGTTTCTTTAGCGACAAATGGATAA
- a CDS encoding TonB C-terminal domain-containing protein: MMFVVKNQPTYALTKDKFIAVSIVMPKNIAKFTSSVALPSSSSKSVSQDIDVNDLFSDVWTQKIKHTQKKKKVNSKRIADIAKKIKTADKNKINSVSEKIGKLDMQESDKNTQQTSSADEVNEYLAKIQAIVYQHFNVPPNSEGNSVKTVIELDPFGHMTDFRILSYSANEALNAEADRIKERLKSVVFPKNPTGKSSRTIVVLISKE, from the coding sequence ATGATGTTTGTAGTAAAGAATCAGCCTACATATGCGTTAACAAAAGATAAATTTATTGCTGTTTCCATTGTAATGCCTAAAAATATTGCAAAATTTACAAGTTCTGTTGCACTGCCAAGCAGTTCATCAAAAAGTGTCAGTCAAGATATAGATGTAAATGATCTCTTTTCTGATGTGTGGACGCAAAAGATAAAACATACACAGAAAAAAAAGAAAGTAAATTCGAAAAGAATAGCTGATATCGCGAAGAAAATTAAAACTGCCGATAAAAATAAAATCAATTCTGTATCGGAAAAAATTGGAAAACTCGATATGCAGGAGAGTGATAAGAATACGCAGCAGACATCCAGTGCCGATGAAGTTAATGAATATTTAGCTAAAATTCAAGCAATTGTTTATCAACATTTCAATGTACCGCCAAATAGTGAAGGCAATAGTGTAAAGACAGTGATTGAATTGGATCCTTTTGGTCATATGACTGATTTTAGGATTTTAAGTTATTCTGCGAATGAAGCTTTAAATGCTGAAGCAGACAGAATCAAAGAGAGACTTAAGAGCGTAGTTTTTCCTAAGAATCCTACAGGGAAATCCAGCCGAACTATTGTTGTACTAATTTCAAAGGAGTAA
- the tolB gene encoding Tol-Pal system protein TolB: MKILFSLFLFISVLFASDATIEVIKKANNVPLIAVEDASISYDDTFRLRFFKTLIADLNVLSIFNVDRHHRIANFNDVDVLVENKDMAYVLRYKIFEDDNAALNVQIKLLQKNEEVFIKNYRVAKQDIFMFISHAIAYDINEFLGEPSVGWMKRKVIFSRIVGPKQSEIVIADYTLAYQHTILKGGFNIFPKWANKSQNAFYYTALDTPKPTLKYVDVKNGRVESIISSDGMVVCSDVSSDGKTLLLTMALDGQPDIYSFNVDTRKYKRLTRYRGIDVNAQFMNKNQIVFISSRLGYPNVFSKHLDTNEVEQMVYYGNSNSACSAHGNYIVYKARESSNAFSQNTFNLHLISTKTDFIRRLTATGVNEFPRFSKDGDAIIFIKNYKGQSAIGIIRLNYNKNYLFPLKYGRVQSMDW; the protein is encoded by the coding sequence TTGAAAATTTTATTTTCATTGTTTCTATTTATTTCAGTTCTATTTGCTAGTGATGCAACAATAGAAGTCATCAAAAAAGCAAATAATGTCCCATTAATAGCCGTTGAAGATGCTTCTATAAGTTATGATGACACTTTTCGACTTCGTTTCTTTAAAACATTGATCGCAGACTTAAATGTTCTTTCTATTTTTAATGTAGACAGACATCATAGAATAGCTAACTTTAATGACGTCGATGTTCTTGTCGAGAACAAAGATATGGCATACGTACTGCGATATAAAATATTTGAAGATGATAATGCTGCTTTGAATGTACAAATAAAACTGCTGCAAAAAAATGAAGAAGTATTTATTAAGAATTATAGAGTAGCTAAGCAGGATATCTTTATGTTTATATCTCACGCAATAGCATACGATATAAATGAATTTTTGGGAGAACCTTCTGTTGGATGGATGAAAAGAAAAGTGATCTTTTCCCGTATTGTCGGTCCGAAACAAAGTGAGATAGTCATCGCAGACTATACATTGGCATATCAACACACAATCCTAAAAGGCGGATTTAATATTTTTCCAAAATGGGCGAATAAATCACAAAATGCATTTTACTACACGGCACTTGATACTCCTAAGCCTACACTGAAGTATGTGGATGTTAAAAATGGCCGGGTTGAGAGTATTATATCCTCTGATGGTATGGTTGTATGCTCTGATGTAAGCAGTGATGGGAAAACGCTTCTATTGACAATGGCGCTCGACGGGCAGCCTGATATTTACAGCTTTAATGTAGATACTAGAAAATATAAACGATTGACTCGATACAGAGGTATTGATGTAAATGCACAGTTTATGAATAAGAATCAAATTGTATTTATCTCATCACGTCTAGGTTATCCGAATGTCTTTTCAAAACATCTTGACACAAATGAAGTAGAACAGATGGTTTATTATGGAAACAGTAACTCTGCATGTAGTGCTCATGGCAATTACATTGTTTACAAAGCGAGAGAGAGCTCAAATGCTTTTAGTCAAAATACGTTTAACCTGCATCTTATTTCAACAAAAACTGACTTTATCAGACGTCTGACGGCAACAGGAGTCAATGAGTTTCCACGTTTTTCAAAAGATGGTGATGCCATTATATTTATAAAAAATTACAAAGGACAGAGTGCCATCGGTATTATACGTCTTAACTATAACAAGAACTATCTTTTCCCATTGAAATATGGAAGAGTTCAGTCTATGGACTGGTAA
- a CDS encoding OmpA family protein: MKSIVLSSVVAALVVFSGCSSKEPAVDNKTEEVSAPAAQEVQAPATETVASENSAVNSSTENTAEMTMTAIESKLPTVYFAFDKYDITPEMQERIDDAAELGKTDAAKSLSVKLEGNCDEWGSDEYNFALGLKRADAVKKALVADGIDASRISMVSYGESNPVCTEHTKECWAKNRRVNFKLLP, translated from the coding sequence ATGAAAAGTATAGTACTTTCTAGTGTTGTAGCAGCACTTGTAGTTTTTAGCGGATGTTCTTCAAAAGAACCTGCAGTTGATAACAAAACAGAAGAAGTTTCTGCTCCAGCAGCTCAAGAAGTTCAAGCTCCGGCGACTGAAACAGTGGCAAGCGAAAACAGTGCTGTAAACTCAAGTACAGAGAATACGGCTGAGATGACAATGACTGCTATAGAAAGTAAACTTCCAACAGTTTATTTCGCGTTTGATAAGTATGATATCACTCCTGAGATGCAAGAGCGTATTGATGATGCTGCAGAGTTAGGAAAAACAGATGCTGCAAAATCATTAAGCGTTAAATTAGAAGGTAACTGTGATGAGTGGGGTAGTGATGAGTACAACTTCGCACTTGGCCTTAAACGTGCAGATGCAGTGAAAAAAGCTTTAGTAGCTGACGGTATCGATGCTTCTCGTATCTCTATGGTAAGCTACGGTGAATCTAACCCTGTTTGTACAGAACATACAAAAGAGTGCTGGGCTAAGAATCGCCGCGTAAACTTTAAACTTTTACCATAG